In Desulfovibrio legallii, one genomic interval encodes:
- a CDS encoding sulfatase-like hydrolase/transferase yields the protein MSVVLDAFKIKSNKNCRNLEIYIKSLTILLGTIAILFLSASLWVQKTFGDINIEQALWHLGNADLVALGVATDFTTRLIKFIVFFIFLFFILFLAIFLNKKLFLYTTKLIAKIRRKPYAPPQSYPHRTITLVLFLSSLCICIFSLYKVEKQLHVYTFISNNIAKNNFDAISKYYSIPTNTDIIFEKKNNLVIVLAESFENTFSHANGHSYTKQLDTFRALSTHNDNMRNVHGTGWTIAALTGWFFGLPLKPPAGINGNGYISTKGFLPNARSVFDIFRDNGYETVLILGSDKHFSGQDKLFSDHGKFRILDKAYFKAAGWNLADYAGTGWGFRDSFTLARASEEYARLKAAGKPFVLIVETIDTHSPDGYCPEEHKIYHDIRDAFVETDKHLGVVFQ from the coding sequence ATGTCTGTGGTTTTGGATGCTTTTAAAATAAAATCTAATAAAAATTGTCGTAATTTAGAAATATATATCAAATCGTTGACCATCCTTTTGGGGACCATTGCTATTTTATTCCTGAGTGCATCACTCTGGGTACAGAAAACGTTTGGCGATATAAATATTGAGCAGGCCCTTTGGCATCTTGGGAATGCCGACCTTGTTGCCCTGGGCGTGGCGACCGACTTCACAACTCGCCTGATAAAATTCATAGTATTCTTCATATTTCTATTCTTCATCTTATTTCTAGCTATTTTTTTAAATAAAAAATTATTTCTTTACACAACTAAACTTATTGCAAAAATACGCCGCAAACCTTATGCGCCTCCACAAAGCTATCCACACCGAACGATTACACTCGTACTCTTTTTATCAAGTCTATGCATTTGTATATTTTCACTATATAAAGTTGAAAAACAACTTCACGTATATACGTTCATAAGCAACAACATCGCCAAGAACAACTTTGATGCTATCAGCAAGTATTATTCTATTCCTACAAATACCGACATCATTTTTGAGAAAAAAAACAACCTTGTAATTGTGCTAGCCGAATCCTTTGAAAATACCTTTTCCCACGCAAACGGGCACTCCTACACAAAACAGCTAGACACGTTTCGCGCGCTTTCAACCCATAATGACAACATGCGCAACGTCCACGGGACAGGATGGACCATCGCAGCCCTTACAGGTTGGTTCTTTGGCCTCCCCTTAAAGCCCCCGGCGGGGATCAACGGCAACGGCTATATCAGCACCAAGGGCTTTCTGCCCAATGCGCGTAGCGTTTTCGATATTTTTCGTGATAACGGTTATGAGACTGTGCTCATCTTGGGGTCAGACAAGCACTTTTCTGGACAGGATAAACTGTTTTCAGACCACGGCAAATTTCGGATCCTTGACAAGGCTTACTTTAAGGCTGCAGGCTGGAATCTAGCGGACTATGCTGGCACGGGGTGGGGATTCAGGGACAGCTTTACCCTTGCCCGCGCCAGCGAAGAATATGCACGCTTAAAAGCGGCCGGAAAGCCCTTCGTACTCATCGTTGAAACAATCGACACCCATTCGCCAGACGGCTATTGTCCTGAAGAACACAAAATATATCATGATATTCGTGACGCCTTTGTTGAGACAGACAAGCATCTAGGTGTAGTGTTTCAATAG
- a CDS encoding diacylglycerol kinase: protein MTHAICGLLTDGCTCVDRQGMLTFLPLFLTKRTIAARQQPAPCPRISWEDNSLRERTPHKRFASIIHIFDATKFSLQGIASAARTGTAFRQELFVLVALPLLAALCSIPAAEIFLLLGCWLLVLAAELLNTAVENICNLISIEYHPIIKIIKDCGSGSVFIAIGANICLWFWMLLK, encoded by the coding sequence ATGACCCACGCCATTTGCGGACTCCTGACAGATGGTTGCACTTGTGTTGACCGACAAGGCATGCTAACATTTTTGCCGTTATTTTTAACAAAGAGGACGATAGCAGCACGCCAACAACCGGCCCCCTGTCCTCGTATATCCTGGGAAGATAACTCGTTGCGCGAAAGAACTCCTCACAAACGGTTCGCATCCATCATCCACATCTTTGATGCGACAAAATTCTCTCTGCAAGGCATTGCAAGCGCAGCGCGCACGGGGACCGCATTTCGCCAAGAGCTGTTTGTTCTTGTAGCTCTGCCGCTGCTTGCCGCGCTGTGCTCCATTCCCGCTGCGGAAATTTTTTTACTGCTGGGCTGCTGGCTTCTGGTTCTTGCTGCTGAGTTGCTGAACACTGCGGTTGAAAATATTTGTAATTTAATCTCTATAGAATACCATCCTATAATTAAAATCATCAAAGACTGTGGGTCAGGCTCTGTATTTATAGCCATAGGAGCAAACATATGTCTGTGGTTTTGGATGCTTTTAAAATAA
- a CDS encoding bifunctional riboflavin kinase/FAD synthetase, whose product MNIAHTVASLGAPAGTGVTIGNFDGLHLGHQALIRRTLEVCRQDGLTPVVLTFWPHPRLVLFPDQGHMPLCTRQDRLDRLTQLGVPQVLELPFDRDLAALDAAAFVRRYLLPMNLRRLVVGYDFSLGRNRGGHVDVLRNLGAEAGFSVEQLAPVVVDGTVVSSTALRRLIGRGDVREAAVLLGRCHGFSGPVVHGDGRGKGLGFPTANLQYPQVVLPARGVYATRVTLEGRVWPSVTNVGHKPTFGRNELTVEAFLLENCPDLYGRTLRLDFVDRLRDERRFADAEELKAQINADVAAARRTLAA is encoded by the coding sequence ATGAACATCGCACATACTGTGGCGTCTCTCGGCGCGCCCGCCGGTACGGGCGTCACCATCGGCAATTTTGATGGACTGCACCTGGGGCATCAGGCCCTTATCCGCCGCACGCTGGAAGTTTGCAGGCAGGACGGGCTTACCCCTGTGGTGCTGACCTTCTGGCCCCACCCCCGGCTGGTGCTCTTTCCCGACCAGGGGCACATGCCCCTGTGCACCAGGCAGGACCGCCTGGACCGGCTGACCCAACTGGGCGTGCCGCAGGTGCTGGAGCTGCCTTTCGACCGCGACCTGGCCGCCCTGGACGCGGCCGCCTTTGTGCGCCGCTATCTGCTGCCCATGAATCTGCGCCGTCTGGTGGTGGGCTATGATTTCTCCCTGGGCCGCAACCGCGGCGGCCATGTGGACGTGCTGCGCAACCTGGGCGCGGAAGCAGGCTTCAGCGTGGAGCAGCTCGCCCCTGTGGTTGTGGACGGCACGGTGGTGAGCTCCACCGCCCTGCGCAGGCTCATCGGCCGGGGCGACGTGCGCGAGGCCGCCGTACTGCTGGGCCGCTGCCACGGCTTCAGCGGGCCCGTGGTTCACGGCGACGGCCGCGGCAAAGGGCTCGGCTTTCCCACCGCCAACCTCCAGTACCCGCAGGTAGTCCTGCCCGCCAGGGGCGTCTACGCCACCCGCGTAACCCTGGAAGGCCGCGTCTGGCCCTCGGTGACCAACGTGGGACACAAGCCCACCTTTGGCCGCAACGAGCTCACGGTGGAGGCTTTTTTATTGGAAAACTGCCCCGACCTCTACGGCCGGACCCTGCGCCTGGATTTTGTGGACCGCCTGCGCGACGAACGCCGCTTTGCCGACGCAGAGGAGCTTAAAGCCCAGATCAATGCGGATGTGGCCGCCGCCCGCCGCACGCTGGCGGCCTGA